Genomic window (Candidatus Bathyarchaeota archaeon):
AACAGCAACTATCACACATATAGACAAACTTTATCGAATCGAAGAAGCCTGTTTTGACCAAGAAGCTTTCACTAAACGGCAAATAGCATACCTTCTAACAGATTACAACAGCATTGCACTCTTAGCCAAAGCAAACAACGTCATTGCTGGGTTCATAATCACACAAATCGATATAGATGAATATAGCCAATTCGGGCACATAATAACCATAAACGTACCTCCAAACTATCGACGCCGACACGTTGCCACTGCGCTGATCCGCGAAACAGAGAGAATACTCAAAGAAAAAGGCATAAAAGAATGCCGCCTCGAAGTTCGAGAAGATAATCACGCAGCTCAAAAGCTATACCAAACTCTTGGATACCAAATCACAGGCAAACTAGACAATTACTATGGGAAAAAACATGGTTTACACCTCAAAAAAAGCCTCTAAACTTACCAGCCGAATGTTAGGGCGGAGTAAAACTTTAAAAACGATGATGCTGTAAGCCATGTAGGTGGGGAGAGATGGGAGACTCCAGAGGTAGGAAATCGAACGAACAAACCCTTGTCCGAACCATCGTGTTTTTGATACGCAATACAACTTGGAGATGCGGTAAGCTCGAAAAATCCATCGTTAAACATCTCTACAAGCGACATGAAAACTTCGGCAAACCAGGCGTTTCAGTGCGGGAAATAATGACAAACCTCAACATTACTGGCGAGAAGAAAGATGAATGCCTCGATGCTCTGCGCAGGCTTGAAAAAAGAAATATAGTTAGAATAACACTACTGCCAGCACCAAAGCTGTAACCTATTCATTTTTTATTTTAAATCACTTGCTATATACAAAAAAAGAGGTTACTTTAGGAGTTCGTCTTCGCTAGGAGGCTTTTTTATCAAGCCATGTTTCATTAATAACTCAGTCGATTGTCTAGCGTTTTGTATAATAGCGCAAGCACGCTCGTACAGTTCCTGTTTGCTGGGTTTAATTCTGGCTACGCCTTGCTCGATGGATTTTAATGCGCATGCAACAGCTTCTCTTGGGAAAACTTCCCACTCATCCATTCTAGGCAAAAGGTCTTCTTCGCTAATTCCTCGCTCCTCGGCATAATTAGCCAGCTCTTGCGCTGCTGCAATGCACATGTCATCTGTAACAGTCTTTGCCTTGACATCCAACACGCCGCGGAAAATTGCAGGAAAACCAAGACTATTGTTAACTTGGTTTGGAAAATCGCTACGTCCTGTTGCGACAATCCGTGCTCCAGCATCTTTAGCGTCCCACGGCCAAATTTCTGGAATCGGGTTAGCACAAGCAAAAACGATTGCATTTGAAGCCATGGTTTTTATCCATTCCTTTTTTATCGTGTTTGGACCAGGCTTTGAAGCTGCAACAACAGCGTCCACACCTTTGAACGCTTCGGCGATACCTCCTGTTCTTCCCTCAGTGTTGGTCTTCTGGGTAACATCATATTTCCATGGGTCATCTGCTTTGGTGATGTCTTCTCTTCCCCTGTGGATAACTCCTTTGCTGTCGGCTAGGATAATGTTGCCTGGCTTTACACCCCACTGCATAAGCACGTAAGCAGTTCTGATGTTGGCTGCGCCTGAACCAATCAGTGTGATTAGACTTTCTTTGGGTTTTTTACCGACCAATTTGAATGCATTAATCAAGCCTGCCAAGATAACTGTGGCTGTTCCCTGTTGGTCATCATGCCAAACTGGAATTTGCATCTGTTCACGTGCTTTTTCGAGAACGTGAAAACATTTGGGTTTTTCTATGTCCTCAAGGTTAATGCCGCCGAATGATGGTTCCAATGCCTTACAAACCCTAACGATTTCATCTGGGTCTTTAGTGTTTAAGCAGATTGGAAACGCATCCACTCCTCCCAAGTACTTGAAGATAAGCGCTTTGCCTTCCATAACGGGCATTGCCGCTTGGGGGCCAATGTTGCCTAATCCTAAAACACGGGTGCCGTCAGAAACCACTGCAACGTAGTTCCAGCGGTTGGTTAGCTCGAAGGATTTTTCTGGGTTTGCTTGGATTTCTCTGCAGGCGGCTGCAACGCCTGGTGTGTACCATATTGCAAAGTCATCTATGCTTCTGATAGCGCATTTGGGGATAACTTGCATTTTTCCCTCGTAGAATTTGTGCATTGGTGGTGACAGTTGCGCTGGCTTTTTGGCTTTGGCAAGCAACTCGTCAACAGTGGGTTTACTTTTTGGAGTGTGAGCCATAGAGAAGTCTCCTGTTCAAACGCTAAAAGTGCTGACTGATGGTTTTAAGGATTTCCAAGAAAACAAGCATTCTTCTAATAAAACCAAAAAAAGAGAGGGGGTGATTTAGTGCCGTTTTATTTACGGTCGTTTTCTCAAGATTAACACTGTGGCTATAGCTATTGCAATTATTACGGCGATTACGCCACCGATGATGTACATATCAAGTGGCGGTAGAGTGCTTTGTTGCTGTGGTGATTGCGTTGGTGCAGGTTCACCAGCATAGAACGATGTTTCAGCGTATGTTCCATAGTATGATTCAGAACCAGCAAAGGAAGCGACCACTCTGTAATCGCCAGGGATGTCAGGCGTCCAAGTCAGGGTGAACATTCCACTGCCGTCGCTTGTTGTAGTTCCGATGTCTCTAAAGTTATTGTTAGAATCAAGAACACTGATAATAATTGGAACTCCAGTTATGTTATTGGGCATTGGCTGCTGCATATAAACGGCTTCCATAAATGAACTCATGCTTTCTTCAGAAACAGCAGGCAAACCATTCGGGAAGTTTGCAGCCACTGCTTGTTGCTTTGAGCCAGCAGATATGTCGTAGATTGTACCGCGAATCACTATGGGCGTGTTGGTTGTTACTCCAACGCTGGGTGCGGTAACGCTCATTTTGGTGGGTCCTTTACCCCATGCGTATATCTGGTTGTCATAAGCATTCAAAGTTGTCATGATTCCATCAGCGACGGCAGGTGCACTAGTTACGTCAAATGCTTCTATGCTCCACACAAGTTTGCCATTCGTTATGTTAATTGCTAGCTGATTCGCATTGTGGAATAGAGGTGGACTGTACATGTGCCCTTCTGGAACGAACAGTTTGCCGTCAGCAACGGTTCCCACCGAGAAAGTCCATAATGGTTCTACACCGTAAGGTGACTCGTAACCACCGCTCGGCGTATGATACTCCCAGCGAAGCGCTCCTGTTGTGATATTAAAAGCGTAAACGTCTCCACCGTAACACCAAATGTAAGCGACACCATCAGCGACAACGCAGTTTGCTCCCAATGAAGAATATGGACTAGCATTCGGCAATGAGGTTGGACCCCAAATCTTTTGTCCTGTTTTGAGACTGTACCCTGTCACTGACAGTGTTGATTCAGTAAGTTCAATACGAGCGCCGTTGCCTGCCCAGTTTCCACCAGTGTAGACAATGGAAAATGGCACTTCAGTAACATTGAATGGCCCCCACAGTAATTCGCCTGTTGACGCTTTGAATCCTGCTTCTTCTTGCCAGCCTGGTTGATAAGCGAATTGCGCGCTGGCTGTTCCTTGCAAGTATACCACGTCATCTTTAACGCTTACTGCTGAAACACTAAGCAGGTAAGACGGAAATTGCATGCCAAAAAAGGTCGTCAGGACAGTAAGTGAATTGCCGTCTGTGTCTGTAGCGGGCAGGGGTTTTGACCATTGCACCCCGTCTTGAAAGTTAAGTTGACCACCTTTTGGCGGTCTCCACATCCATTGATCGGCAACTGGTTCTCCACCAGCGTAATTAGCTACGTTCTTGTTGATGCATACTGTTGAGTTCCACATGCTCAGAGAAGCTTGAACTTCGCCAGTCACAAAGTTTGTTGTACTGTTAACGTAGTAACCTATCAACGAGCCATGTTCATCATTCACAATTGTCATAGAAGGCGTGCCAGTGATATTGAGAATCCAATTACCAGTCATTGCATCATACATAGCCATGTACGAACCGGCAGCCATAAAACCAGCTGCAGACACTGGTATGGACCATAGGTATGCGAGCGCCCCATATTGGTTAGGCGTAATGTAGTTGAGTATTTGGCCGCATCTGAGAACTTCATTGTTGATTTCTGAGGCTTCCTTTGTCCAAATTTCTTCTCCTGTGCGTAAATCAACAGCAGTCCACCCTTCTGGGTGTGTTGAACTGCCTGGATATCTGGTGTAGTAGAGTATGCCTTGGATTATGATTGGCGCGAACTTTGGTTCATACTGAGATGTTGAATAGTAATTGCCTGTTTCACTGCCACCATATTCTCCGCCGATGATGCCGCCGAACGCTTCAGGCTTAGTCCAAAGAATGTGGGCGCTGTTTGGTGCAGTAGTGTATGGTGCGTAGTTTCCGCCATCAGGACTATACATTCCGGTGGATGCAAAAGTTGATTGACCAAGACCTAACCAGTTTCCACCAATTATGTACCAGGCATTGTTCTCGCCATAAATTGGGCGTGTCCAGTACTCTGTTGGTAATGGAGCCATGGGTTCGAAGGGTATTTGCTCTTCTTGTACTGTCAAAACGTATTTGTTGCTTTCACTAGGTTTGAAATAGTCGCCAACGCTTGGGTCTGTGGATGGTAAACCGCTAGGAGTATTTAGACCCAATATGGTTTCTCCGAGAAACTTCATTTGAAAAGTATAATTGCCAAGCTTAGTTGGCGTGTATGTTGTATATGTGCCGCCAGTTGCGTCAGATGTAAACTTTCCAAGATTTTCAACTGTTCCATCAGGATGAGTGACCTCTACTGTAATGTTTGTCCACCTGTCACCATACTGTGCACTTGCAGTTGGTGGCGGTATGTTAACCCAGAAGTTCACGTTGACGCGTTGACCAATACCGATTGGATTAGGTGAAACGACAATGAACGAATAAGTTGGAACCTGCCATGGCGGATCATGCGCAAAAGTAGGTAAAATAGCCGCCATCATTGAAAATGCTAAAATTACAACCGTGGCAATAGCCAAAAATTTCGTCAATTGCATTTTTTATTCTCCTAAAAGTAGCTAGGTTGTATATGCACTAAGTTGGTTATAAAATTTTTCTAGTTTTTCAGTCCTTTCTCAATTACAAAACATAAGCAGTTATCAGTAAAAAAATAAGAAATCAATACATGAAATTAAAAAAATCAAAAAAGAGAATAGTTTACTAACTCAACATGTTGGAAGCTCAATATCTTGGTCGATATCCGCCGCCACCGCGACGATCACGATCTCTCCCGCCGCCGTATCCACCGCCACCGCGCCTGTCTCTGCCGCCATATCCGCCACCGCCAAATCCTCGTCCGCCGCCACCGCGTCTGAATGGTCGTCTTTGCTGTTCATATGTTTTGCTTGAGACGTTGTTTTCTGTGTTTACCTCTGCTTCTAGAGGGGTTTCTGCCAGTTCAAGTTTGCCGTATTTGCCAATATTTAGGCGTATGTTTCCTTTGAATAG
Coding sequences:
- the rimI gene encoding ribosomal protein S18-alanine N-acetyltransferase; translation: MELKIETATITHIDKLYRIEEACFDQEAFTKRQIAYLLTDYNSIALLAKANNVIAGFIITQIDIDEYSQFGHIITINVPPNYRRRHVATALIRETERILKEKGIKECRLEVREDNHAAQKLYQTLGYQITGKLDNYYGKKHGLHLKKSL
- a CDS encoding NADP-dependent malic enzyme: MAHTPKSKPTVDELLAKAKKPAQLSPPMHKFYEGKMQVIPKCAIRSIDDFAIWYTPGVAAACREIQANPEKSFELTNRWNYVAVVSDGTRVLGLGNIGPQAAMPVMEGKALIFKYLGGVDAFPICLNTKDPDEIVRVCKALEPSFGGINLEDIEKPKCFHVLEKAREQMQIPVWHDDQQGTATVILAGLINAFKLVGKKPKESLITLIGSGAANIRTAYVLMQWGVKPGNIILADSKGVIHRGREDITKADDPWKYDVTQKTNTEGRTGGIAEAFKGVDAVVAASKPGPNTIKKEWIKTMASNAIVFACANPIPEIWPWDAKDAGARIVATGRSDFPNQVNNSLGFPAIFRGVLDVKAKTVTDDMCIAAAQELANYAEERGISEEDLLPRMDEWEVFPREAVACALKSIEQGVARIKPSKQELYERACAIIQNARQSTELLMKHGLIKKPPSEDELLK
- a CDS encoding PQQ-binding-like beta-propeller repeat protein, coding for MQLTKFLAIATVVILAFSMMAAILPTFAHDPPWQVPTYSFIVVSPNPIGIGQRVNVNFWVNIPPPTASAQYGDRWTNITVEVTHPDGTVENLGKFTSDATGGTYTTYTPTKLGNYTFQMKFLGETILGLNTPSGLPSTDPSVGDYFKPSESNKYVLTVQEEQIPFEPMAPLPTEYWTRPIYGENNAWYIIGGNWLGLGQSTFASTGMYSPDGGNYAPYTTAPNSAHILWTKPEAFGGIIGGEYGGSETGNYYSTSQYEPKFAPIIIQGILYYTRYPGSSTHPEGWTAVDLRTGEEIWTKEASEINNEVLRCGQILNYITPNQYGALAYLWSIPVSAAGFMAAGSYMAMYDAMTGNWILNITGTPSMTIVNDEHGSLIGYYVNSTTNFVTGEVQASLSMWNSTVCINKNVANYAGGEPVADQWMWRPPKGGQLNFQDGVQWSKPLPATDTDGNSLTVLTTFFGMQFPSYLLSVSAVSVKDDVVYLQGTASAQFAYQPGWQEEAGFKASTGELLWGPFNVTEVPFSIVYTGGNWAGNGARIELTESTLSVTGYSLKTGQKIWGPTSLPNASPYSSLGANCVVADGVAYIWCYGGDVYAFNITTGALRWEYHTPSGGYESPYGVEPLWTFSVGTVADGKLFVPEGHMYSPPLFHNANQLAINITNGKLVWSIEAFDVTSAPAVADGIMTTLNAYDNQIYAWGKGPTKMSVTAPSVGVTTNTPIVIRGTIYDISAGSKQQAVAANFPNGLPAVSEESMSSFMEAVYMQQPMPNNITGVPIIISVLDSNNNFRDIGTTTSDGSGMFTLTWTPDIPGDYRVVASFAGSESYYGTYAETSFYAGEPAPTQSPQQQSTLPPLDMYIIGGVIAVIIAIAIATVLILRKRP